The Ochotona princeps isolate mOchPri1 chromosome 1, mOchPri1.hap1, whole genome shotgun sequence genome has a segment encoding these proteins:
- the LOC101526420 gene encoding serine/threonine-protein kinase 38 isoform X1, whose protein sequence is MAMTGSTPCSSMSNHTKERVTMTKVTLENFYSNLIAQHEEREMRQKKLEKVMEEEGLKDEEKRLRRSAHARKETEFLRLKRTRLGLEDFESLKVIGRGAFGEVRLVQKKDTGHVYAMKILRKADMLEKEQVGHIRAERDILVEADSLWVVKMFYSFQDKLNLYLIMEFLPGGDMMTLLMKKDTLTEEETQFYIAETVLAIDSIHQLGFIHRDIKPDNLLLDSKGHVKLSDFGLCTGLKKAHRTEFYRNLNHSLPSDFTFQNMNSKRKAETWKRNRRQLAFSTVGTPDYIAPEVFMQTGYNKLCDWWSLGVIMYEMLIGYPPFCSETPQETYKKVMNWKETLTFPPEVPISEKAKDLILRFCCEWEHRIGAPGVEEIKCNSFFEGVDWEHIRERPAAISIEIKSIDDTSNFDEFPESDILKPTVATSNHPESDYKNKDWVFINYTYKRFEGLTARGAIPSYMKAAK, encoded by the exons ATGGCAATGACAGGCTCAACACCCTGCTCATCCATGAGTAATCACACAAAGGAAAGGGTGACAATGACCAAAGTGACCCTGGAGAATTTTTACAGCAACCTTATCGCTCAGCATGAAGAACGAGAAATGag ACAAAAGAAGCTAGAAAAAGTGATGGAAGAAGAGGGCCTGAAAGATGAAGAG AAACGACTCAGGCGATCAGCACATGCTCGAAAGGAAACGGAATTTCTTCGTTTGAAGAGAACAAGGCTTGGATTGGAAGATTTTGAGTCCTTAAAAGTTATAGGCAGAGGAGCATTTGGTGAG GTGCGGCTTGTTCAGAAGAAAGATACGGGGCATGTGTATGCAATGAAAATACTCCGTAAAGCAGATATGCTTGAAAAAGAGCAG GTTGGCCACATTCGTGCGGAACGTGACATTCTAGTGGAGGCAGACAGTTTGTGGGTTGTGAAAATGTTCTATAGTTTTCAGGATAAGCTAAACCTCTACCTAATCATGGAGTTCCTGCCTGGAG GAGACATGATGACTTTGCTAATGAAAAAAGACACACTGACAGAAGAGGAGACGCAGTTTTATATAGCAGAAACAGTGCTGGCCATAGACTCCATTCACCAGCTGGGATTCATTCACAGAGACATCAAACCAGACAACCTTCTCCTGGACAGCAAG GGCCATGTGAAACTCTCTGACTTTGGCCTTTGCACAGGACTGAAAAAAGCACACAGGACAGAATTTTATAGGAATCTGAACCACAGCCTCCCCAGTGATTTCA CATTCCAGAATATGAATTCCAAGAGGAAAGCAGAAACCTGGAAAAGAAACAGACGTCAGCTA GCCTTCTCCACAGTAGGCACTCCTGACTACATTGCTCCCGAGGTGTTCATGCAGACCGGGTACAACAAGCTCTGTGATTGGTGGTCGCTTGGGGTGATCATGTATGAGATGCTCATCG GCTACCCACCTTTCTGTTCTGAGACCCCTCAAGAGACATATAAGAAGGTGATGAACTGGAAAGAAACCCTAACTTTTCCTCCAGAAGTCCCCATCTCTGAGAAAGCCAAGGACCTAATTCTGAG ATTCTGCTGTGAATGGGAACATAGAATTGGAGCTCCAGGAGTTGAGGAAATCAAATGTAACTCTTTTTTTGAAGGCGTTGACTGGGAACATATCAG AGAGAGACCTGCTGCAATCTCTATTGAAATCAAAAGCATTGATGATACCTCAAATTTCGACGAGTTTCCAGAATCTGATATTCTTAAACCAACAG tggccacaagtAATCACCCTGAGAGTGACTATAAGAACAAAGACTGGGTCTTTATCAATTATACCTACAAGCGCTTCGAGGGCCTCACCGCAAGGGGGGCAATCCCATCCTACATGAAAGCAGCGAAATAG